One Tautonia rosea genomic window carries:
- a CDS encoding class I SAM-dependent methyltransferase, with protein sequence MTIAPRTFPRFEAEVACRFDALEARFKDEVAADDVRLDAILRHLGPLEDRLVLDAGCGKGRFAARLIEQGARVLGIDPSVGMLRAAHLRGLPVARASARRLPLCQASVDAVIFVEVLEHIESHRLMETFREAARVLLPGGRIVIVDKNAASLDPVRPWLPAILVKRIDERRGRWMYPSGSNVRERWFWPGQIRRWLRHAGFTNIQSESLLDPLERRCVAFRSVPMTRRFVVWSATRPQEGSGP encoded by the coding sequence GTGACGATAGCCCCCCGAACCTTCCCCCGGTTCGAAGCCGAGGTTGCCTGCCGTTTCGACGCCCTGGAGGCCCGCTTCAAGGACGAAGTCGCCGCCGATGATGTTCGGCTCGACGCCATCCTCCGCCACCTCGGGCCGCTCGAAGATCGCCTTGTACTCGACGCCGGCTGCGGCAAAGGCCGATTCGCGGCCCGGTTGATCGAACAGGGTGCCCGGGTTCTTGGCATCGACCCCTCGGTCGGCATGCTTCGGGCCGCCCACCTCCGTGGGCTACCGGTCGCCCGCGCATCGGCCAGACGCCTGCCCTTGTGTCAGGCTTCCGTCGATGCAGTGATCTTCGTCGAAGTGCTCGAACATATCGAATCTCATCGCCTCATGGAGACATTCCGCGAAGCCGCTCGGGTGCTTCTCCCAGGCGGCCGGATCGTGATCGTCGACAAAAACGCCGCCTCACTCGACCCGGTCCGCCCCTGGCTACCCGCCATCCTGGTCAAGCGGATCGACGAACGACGCGGACGGTGGATGTACCCCTCAGGATCGAATGTCCGAGAGCGCTGGTTCTGGCCTGGTCAGATACGGCGATGGCTCCGACACGCCGGGTTCACCAACATCCAGTCCGAGTCGCTCCTTGATCCGCTTGAGCGTCGATGCGTTGCCTTCCGAAGCGTTCCGATGACCCGGCGGTTCGTCGTCTGGTCGGCCACT
- a CDS encoding glycosyltransferase family 2 protein has product MAKRSRISALIIARDEARNLPGCLASLGWADEVVVVVDAASRDETLSIARQRADRVIVRPFDDFASQRNAALDAANGDWVFAIDADERATPALAAEIRGVVADQKAPHNGYRVPIRSEILGRPFSYSGTQDDRPLRLFRRGRGWWFGTVHETVSLRGSYGTLSQPLLHRTIPTMNVFLSKLNTYTSLEAIEFVRRGRPVRTFDWTVRPFWTFAKLYVGKRGYRDGAEGLVFCALSGVSVAVRHWKHRELVLRAEAQGRAA; this is encoded by the coding sequence ATGGCGAAGCGATCGCGCATCTCGGCCCTGATCATCGCCCGAGACGAAGCCCGGAACCTGCCCGGCTGCCTCGCCTCGCTCGGCTGGGCCGACGAGGTCGTGGTGGTCGTCGACGCCGCCAGCCGCGACGAAACCCTCTCCATCGCCCGGCAGCGGGCCGATCGCGTCATCGTTCGCCCGTTCGACGACTTCGCCTCGCAGCGTAACGCAGCCCTCGACGCCGCCAACGGGGACTGGGTCTTCGCCATCGACGCCGACGAACGCGCCACCCCGGCCCTTGCCGCCGAGATTCGTGGCGTCGTGGCCGATCAGAAAGCCCCTCACAACGGCTACCGCGTGCCGATTCGCAGCGAAATCCTCGGGCGTCCGTTTTCCTACTCCGGCACTCAGGACGACCGCCCCTTGCGCCTCTTTCGTCGGGGCCGGGGCTGGTGGTTCGGCACCGTGCACGAGACCGTCTCCCTCCGCGGTTCGTACGGCACCCTCTCGCAACCGCTCCTGCACCGCACCATTCCCACCATGAATGTTTTCCTCTCCAAACTGAACACGTACACGTCTCTGGAGGCGATCGAATTTGTCCGACGGGGTCGGCCTGTTCGCACCTTTGACTGGACCGTCCGCCCCTTCTGGACCTTCGCCAAGCTCTACGTCGGAAAGCGGGGCTACCGAGACGGTGCCGAGGGCCTGGTCTTTTGCGCCCTCTCGGGCGTCTCGGTCGCTGTCCGACACTGGAAACACCGCGAACTCGTTCTCCGGGCCGAAGCCCAGGGGAGGGCGGCGTGA
- a CDS encoding CDP-alcohol phosphatidyltransferase family protein, giving the protein MPRSRPLPPLIIDARPRGPEGPMAGVPLLGRPVIAHLVDLASGVAAHPTLTVHARLEEHETLRGLLGQAVPRNTGITFATGPPPEGAVILRTDRLYDPFRLRRVAKRGKDAESAVVWRLDSPHGLAGAEAELVRRRCYQPIGRFWSVGLAGVLVRLLTPTRIRPHALTVGSFLFMITAAAMVAWGSLDPWLRWSTAGALAIALVLDGADGRLARRQGTASPLGRWLDTTLDESGEMILHAAIAFAAFSRTGWAGWLGVGMVFAMGKYLFTLSNDEWNRAVGPRDRSPATPQEPLDAQPQPLSPTWWGRKLGHADIRWHLWIVAAAVGHLEWALAAYAAYFPTRALAGAIRKVGPTWRSDRASRP; this is encoded by the coding sequence ATGCCACGATCTCGGCCCTTGCCACCGCTGATCATCGACGCCCGCCCCCGAGGGCCAGAGGGGCCGATGGCTGGCGTCCCCTTGCTCGGCCGGCCGGTGATCGCCCACCTGGTCGATCTGGCCTCGGGGGTCGCAGCCCATCCCACGCTCACCGTCCATGCTCGTCTTGAGGAACACGAGACGCTCCGCGGACTCCTCGGCCAGGCGGTCCCTCGAAACACCGGCATTACCTTCGCCACCGGCCCCCCTCCGGAAGGGGCGGTAATTCTCCGAACCGACCGGCTTTATGATCCCTTTCGTCTGCGTCGTGTGGCGAAGCGCGGCAAGGATGCCGAGTCGGCGGTGGTCTGGCGCCTCGACTCACCGCATGGTCTGGCCGGGGCCGAGGCTGAGTTGGTCCGACGCCGCTGCTATCAACCGATCGGCCGCTTCTGGTCGGTCGGCCTGGCCGGAGTCCTTGTCCGGTTGTTGACGCCGACTCGAATCCGACCCCACGCACTCACGGTCGGATCGTTCCTGTTTATGATCACCGCCGCCGCGATGGTCGCCTGGGGATCGCTTGACCCTTGGCTCCGATGGTCCACGGCCGGGGCCCTGGCCATTGCCCTCGTCCTCGATGGTGCCGACGGCCGCCTCGCCCGACGCCAGGGGACGGCTTCCCCCCTCGGCCGATGGCTCGATACCACGCTCGACGAAAGCGGCGAAATGATCCTCCATGCTGCCATCGCCTTTGCCGCTTTCTCCCGGACCGGTTGGGCCGGTTGGCTCGGGGTCGGCATGGTCTTCGCCATGGGGAAATATCTGTTCACACTCAGTAACGACGAATGGAACCGCGCCGTCGGCCCACGCGACCGCTCGCCGGCAACACCCCAGGAACCGCTCGATGCCCAGCCTCAGCCGCTCAGCCCGACCTGGTGGGGCCGCAAGCTCGGCCATGCCGACATTCGCTGGCACCTCTGGATCGTTGCCGCTGCGGTCGGGCACCTGGAATGGGCGTTAGCCGCGTATGCCGCCTATTTTCCCACCCGCGCCCTTGCCGGCGCCATTCGAAAGGTAGGACCGACATGGCGAAGCGATCGCGCATCTCGGCCCTGA
- a CDS encoding glycosyltransferase encodes MGTDRTCILVLNYNGRDLLAECLPSILDAAKRAPMPCSVEVIDNASTDKSVSFLHDHWPSVRIEHEPNRGLASFNRVLARRDEDVILLLNNDVKLDPNAIAPLVDAVRRHPDALFAAPRCWTFDGQTYEGMRTRVRMRFGMVQGCCRVPGFDAHIDTPSLTAGAGPILAVDRVKFLALGGYDELYFPGRIEDLDLGFQGWMLGWKGYYVPESTAYHRGFGSFGPAFGSAGCDRLAIRNTLLFCWKNLRGRRLFTHLCWLAVRLIAAIALGRFDFLKAFREALGKLREAMASRRRVQTGHPDWMTWQNAFFKEFQWETPRPRRTVGQDHPRSSPEKAHRFVGLGVLLQGRQT; translated from the coding sequence GTGGGCACCGATCGCACCTGCATCCTGGTTCTCAACTACAACGGCCGAGACCTGCTGGCCGAATGTTTGCCGTCGATTCTCGACGCCGCGAAGCGTGCCCCCATGCCCTGTTCTGTTGAGGTGATCGATAACGCCTCCACCGACAAGTCGGTCTCCTTCCTCCACGATCACTGGCCTTCGGTCCGTATCGAGCACGAACCCAACCGCGGGCTCGCGTCATTCAATCGTGTTCTTGCTCGCCGCGATGAAGACGTGATCTTGCTGCTCAATAACGATGTGAAGCTCGACCCCAATGCCATCGCTCCCCTGGTCGATGCCGTTCGCCGTCACCCCGACGCTCTGTTCGCCGCCCCCCGCTGCTGGACCTTCGACGGCCAGACCTACGAGGGCATGCGCACTCGCGTTCGAATGCGCTTTGGCATGGTCCAGGGCTGCTGCCGCGTGCCTGGCTTCGATGCCCACATCGACACCCCCAGCCTGACCGCTGGCGCCGGGCCGATCCTGGCCGTCGATCGCGTGAAGTTCCTCGCCCTCGGCGGTTACGACGAGCTGTACTTCCCCGGCCGGATCGAAGATCTGGATCTCGGCTTCCAGGGCTGGATGCTCGGCTGGAAGGGGTATTATGTTCCCGAGTCGACTGCCTACCACCGTGGTTTTGGGTCCTTCGGACCTGCCTTCGGTTCGGCCGGCTGTGATCGCCTGGCGATCCGCAATACCTTGCTCTTCTGCTGGAAAAATCTCCGCGGCCGACGCCTGTTCACACATCTCTGCTGGCTCGCCGTCCGGTTGATCGCCGCGATCGCCCTGGGCCGGTTCGACTTCCTCAAAGCCTTTCGAGAGGCTCTTGGCAAGCTCCGTGAGGCAATGGCCTCGCGTCGCCGCGTCCAGACCGGGCATCCTGACTGGATGACGTGGCAGAATGCATTCTTCAAGGAATTCCAGTGGGAAACTCCTCGTCCGCGCCGGACGGTAGGACAAGACCATCCTCGGTCCTCCCCTGAGAAGGCTCACCGGTTCGTCGGCCTCGGCGTCTTGCTTCAAGGTCGGCAGACCTGA
- a CDS encoding peptidylprolyl isomerase translates to MNRLVGLWILAGALIGCSQNREGLRPTEGLPPAALPPGLPPIQERVNAGPDPFPPRMLDGASMGEPAAETLERVIEHPTVAEAPVRLASTPAEGASAHDDPASVPADLPELPAEMPDVLASADQEKRDGQSPVQESLAIPPLPSSPDAARVDPQVMRASAEVEVATDQSDARMGFRTDPNATGEEREVELPIGEPVGEWAARVESDIITWNELQSEVARRFRELDPQMQMAPGVRESLAANVLDHLIDRSLVIQRARRNELKDAKRWELINKFAVELFEKERLPALLKKYNVEDRYALERVLSERNESFEEILDSFKLETIYQQFLMMNVASKVHVDLPEMRAYYFEHRDKERFQQGSQLTWREIHVRFANHPSRDAARAKMDEAIARIAKGAPFEEIARSMGEGPNVDTGGLWTTAPGSYAVASVNAALGKLKPGQISTVLEGPNGFHLVRLETVRPAGRKRFEEVQDEIRDLLKSRKQTELVDAYLKDLYRGAVVTTVFREYVPRHLRTDESGG, encoded by the coding sequence ATGAATCGCCTGGTCGGCCTGTGGATTCTTGCGGGGGCCTTGATCGGTTGCAGTCAGAACCGGGAAGGGCTTCGTCCGACCGAGGGCTTGCCTCCTGCCGCCTTACCTCCGGGCTTGCCACCGATTCAGGAGCGGGTCAACGCCGGCCCCGATCCGTTTCCGCCGCGTATGCTCGATGGCGCTTCGATGGGAGAGCCGGCGGCGGAGACATTGGAACGGGTCATTGAGCACCCGACGGTTGCGGAAGCCCCCGTCCGGCTTGCTTCAACGCCGGCAGAAGGGGCCTCGGCGCATGACGATCCGGCGTCGGTTCCCGCCGATCTGCCGGAGTTGCCTGCCGAGATGCCGGACGTCCTGGCATCGGCCGATCAGGAGAAGCGGGACGGGCAGAGTCCTGTTCAGGAATCGCTTGCGATCCCTCCGCTTCCTTCTTCTCCGGACGCGGCTCGGGTCGATCCGCAGGTCATGCGAGCCTCGGCCGAGGTTGAGGTTGCGACGGATCAGTCGGACGCTCGGATGGGATTCAGGACCGACCCGAATGCGACAGGGGAGGAGCGAGAGGTCGAGCTACCCATCGGCGAGCCGGTTGGTGAATGGGCGGCTCGGGTCGAGAGTGACATCATTACGTGGAACGAGTTGCAGTCGGAGGTCGCCCGACGATTCCGGGAACTCGACCCCCAGATGCAAATGGCCCCCGGAGTCCGGGAATCGTTGGCGGCCAACGTGCTTGATCACCTGATCGACCGATCACTCGTCATTCAGCGGGCCAGGCGGAACGAGTTGAAGGACGCGAAACGATGGGAGTTGATCAACAAGTTTGCCGTCGAGTTGTTCGAGAAAGAACGGCTTCCCGCCCTGTTGAAGAAATACAACGTGGAAGACCGCTACGCATTGGAGCGGGTCCTCTCGGAACGGAATGAATCGTTCGAAGAAATCCTCGACTCGTTCAAGCTGGAAACGATTTATCAGCAGTTTCTGATGATGAATGTCGCCTCGAAGGTGCACGTCGATCTGCCGGAGATGCGGGCGTATTACTTCGAGCATCGGGACAAGGAGCGATTCCAACAAGGTTCGCAACTGACATGGCGTGAGATCCACGTGCGTTTTGCCAATCATCCGAGTCGGGACGCGGCCCGAGCGAAAATGGACGAGGCGATAGCCCGGATCGCGAAGGGGGCACCGTTCGAGGAGATTGCCCGGTCGATGGGAGAGGGGCCAAATGTCGACACCGGCGGTCTCTGGACCACGGCGCCGGGAAGTTATGCGGTTGCCTCGGTGAACGCGGCCCTCGGGAAATTAAAGCCGGGTCAGATCAGCACGGTCCTTGAAGGCCCGAACGGGTTCCATCTGGTTCGGCTCGAAACGGTTCGCCCGGCCGGTCGGAAGCGGTTCGAGGAGGTGCAGGATGAGATCCGCGATCTCCTGAAATCACGCAAGCAAACCGAGCTGGTCGATGCGTATCTGAAAGACCTGTACCGCGGAGCCGTGGTCACGACCGTCTTCCGAGAATACGTGCCGAGGCATCTCAGAACGGATGAGTCCGGGGGCTGA
- a CDS encoding RDD family protein, whose product MATAALEATSEALDTTVRLITPERITFQYPLAGPFRRAVAYLIDLGVLGMLLFLGLMVSLLLALGTAAGGGLFLVILFGLRFGYGALLEGVFNGQTVGKRAMGIRVVSVEGVPINGGQAFLRNLLWCFDGIVPFGYLPAIASMMLTRRFQRLGDLAARTMVIVEQRPTRVGVALLEDRVVDALLPQLPARIDAGPELSRALADYVTHRKRFSPSRREEMAAHLAGPARKTYELPDDAPGDAVLCALYHRVFLGE is encoded by the coding sequence ATGGCCACGGCGGCCCTCGAAGCGACGAGCGAGGCGCTCGATACGACCGTCCGGCTGATCACTCCGGAGCGGATTACCTTTCAGTATCCGCTGGCGGGGCCGTTTCGGCGGGCGGTGGCGTATTTGATTGATCTGGGAGTCCTGGGGATGCTTCTGTTCCTGGGACTGATGGTGTCGTTGCTGTTGGCGCTGGGTACGGCGGCGGGGGGCGGGCTGTTTCTGGTCATCCTGTTCGGGCTTCGGTTCGGGTATGGAGCCTTGCTCGAAGGGGTGTTCAACGGCCAGACGGTCGGCAAACGGGCGATGGGGATCCGGGTGGTTTCGGTCGAAGGGGTGCCGATCAACGGGGGGCAGGCGTTCCTGAGAAACCTGCTCTGGTGCTTCGATGGAATCGTGCCGTTCGGGTACTTGCCTGCGATTGCCAGCATGATGTTGACCCGGCGGTTTCAGCGACTCGGCGACCTGGCAGCGCGGACGATGGTGATTGTCGAGCAGCGGCCGACGCGAGTTGGGGTCGCGCTGCTGGAAGACCGGGTCGTTGACGCCCTGTTGCCCCAATTGCCGGCCCGGATCGACGCGGGGCCGGAACTTTCGAGAGCACTGGCCGATTACGTGACACACCGGAAGCGGTTTAGCCCGTCTCGCCGAGAGGAAATGGCCGCCCATCTCGCCGGTCCGGCCCGGAAGACGTACGAATTGCCGGACGACGCACCGGGGGATGCCGTGCTCTGCGCCCTGTACCACCGCGTCTTCCTGGGGGAGTGA
- a CDS encoding stage II sporulation protein M, which translates to MKVAERLARREQVWRELDALLIRFEHAGALRGRRLLPWKQTIAAEQQDDPTLPSPEGRIGAAEVVRLGELYRAACADLMLAEAYDLPRETVAYLHALVGRAHNSIYRTRGFRVRDWASELLEVVPRRLRSDPFLKLASVVFWGLMILAGLLGAGRPGFSEKIVGLEQLANLEAMYAQPLTEMPREDAFMTGFYINHNAAIGLKCFAYGLTFGIMTLYELSFQAIVLGTMFGHMATTPSAANFYEFVTAHGPFELTAIVMSGAAGLRLGWGLIDTKGQRRLDSLAREARASLPIVGTAVCLFVLAAFVEGFVSASAMPYWGKAGVAIGSTLLLVVYLVAGGRGVAGDARSDTEFVGNTSERDRGR; encoded by the coding sequence ATGAAGGTCGCCGAGCGCCTTGCCCGTCGCGAGCAGGTCTGGCGAGAGCTGGACGCGCTCTTGATCCGTTTCGAGCATGCCGGAGCGTTGAGGGGCCGTCGGCTGTTACCCTGGAAACAGACGATCGCGGCTGAGCAGCAGGACGACCCGACATTGCCGTCTCCCGAGGGTCGGATCGGAGCCGCTGAGGTTGTGCGACTGGGAGAGCTGTATCGAGCGGCCTGTGCGGACTTGATGCTGGCCGAGGCGTATGACCTGCCCCGAGAGACGGTTGCCTATCTTCATGCGCTGGTCGGTCGGGCCCATAATTCGATCTACCGAACGCGAGGATTTCGGGTCCGCGACTGGGCCTCGGAGCTGCTGGAGGTGGTGCCGCGCCGGTTGCGATCGGACCCGTTCTTGAAGCTGGCGTCGGTGGTGTTCTGGGGCCTGATGATTCTGGCAGGGTTGCTGGGCGCCGGCAGACCCGGCTTTTCTGAGAAGATTGTCGGGCTGGAGCAACTTGCCAATCTGGAAGCAATGTATGCTCAGCCCTTGACGGAAATGCCTCGTGAAGATGCCTTCATGACCGGGTTCTACATCAATCACAACGCAGCGATCGGCCTGAAGTGCTTTGCCTATGGTCTGACCTTCGGCATCATGACGCTCTACGAGTTGAGTTTTCAGGCAATCGTCCTCGGGACGATGTTCGGCCACATGGCCACGACTCCCTCGGCTGCAAACTTTTATGAGTTTGTGACTGCGCATGGGCCGTTTGAGCTGACGGCGATCGTCATGTCCGGCGCGGCGGGTCTGCGGCTCGGCTGGGGCCTGATTGATACGAAGGGACAGCGGCGGCTTGATTCTCTGGCTCGGGAAGCTAGGGCCTCGCTGCCAATTGTCGGGACGGCGGTCTGTCTGTTCGTGCTGGCAGCCTTCGTTGAGGGCTTTGTCTCGGCCTCGGCCATGCCCTACTGGGGGAAGGCGGGGGTGGCGATCGGCAGCACGCTGTTGCTGGTGGTGTATCTGGTGGCGGGGGGGCGAGGCGTGGCAGGAGACGCGAGAAGCGACACCGAGTTCGTCGGCAACACTTCGGAGCGAGATCGTGGCCGTTGA
- a CDS encoding DUF4129 domain-containing protein: MVSRMVGWIALVVGCGPLSVVLGFADSDASSVDPEAVEAVRQAFTDRSFPWYDERNDAYRPVMPPRPPSTPNPRLRGAGGRSWFDWPSMNLEELGRLIIFVLLAAGLTALILYLARTWQRRIDEEAKSRTTSKTAQVIGSAARVGSLPTGLVIDESDPLEAARQLRTQGERGRAVVLLFAHQLLVLDQMSMIRLSPGRTGRQLVRTIEDDVVRGVVGRTLRMFEAVYYGHQEPDAEEFEALWAEAESLDAMFASGVVQ, translated from the coding sequence ATGGTAAGCCGAATGGTCGGGTGGATTGCTCTGGTCGTGGGTTGCGGGCCGCTCAGCGTGGTGCTTGGGTTTGCTGATTCCGATGCGTCCTCGGTCGATCCCGAGGCGGTCGAAGCGGTTCGCCAGGCATTTACTGACCGAAGCTTCCCCTGGTACGACGAACGGAACGATGCGTACCGTCCGGTCATGCCTCCCCGGCCTCCCTCGACGCCGAATCCTCGGTTGCGTGGGGCTGGAGGAAGATCGTGGTTCGACTGGCCTTCGATGAACCTGGAGGAACTCGGTCGGCTCATCATCTTCGTCTTGCTCGCCGCAGGGCTGACGGCCCTGATTCTCTACCTGGCCCGGACCTGGCAACGCCGAATCGATGAGGAGGCGAAGTCCCGAACGACCTCGAAAACCGCGCAGGTGATCGGATCGGCCGCTCGGGTTGGTTCACTGCCGACGGGTCTCGTCATTGATGAATCCGATCCGTTGGAGGCTGCAAGGCAGCTGCGCACACAGGGCGAGCGAGGCCGAGCCGTTGTCTTGCTCTTTGCCCATCAATTGCTGGTGCTTGACCAGATGAGCATGATCCGGCTCTCACCGGGGCGGACTGGCCGGCAATTGGTCCGGACGATCGAGGATGACGTGGTTCGAGGCGTGGTCGGTCGGACGCTCCGGATGTTCGAAGCCGTGTACTACGGCCATCAGGAGCCCGATGCCGAGGAGTTCGAAGCCCTCTGGGCGGAAGCCGAGTCGCTGGACGCGATGTTTGCGTCGGGGGTGGTCCAATGA
- a CDS encoding DUF4350 domain-containing protein has product MTRSKRTGPNGLVFRILALGLLSVGSGCGETRIDTTYGRIAGRSVNGTGVFASLLRDQGHEVRAARRLNEELGAWAETIVRFLPEPGIVGQEEADWYFDWQMGGYGRRLILVCRDGSAEAEYWQSALKGLPEDAPEHQRDRIEEKLTRAPDWESEGPPPGFQTADPDYWFRFDEQIGGAGPNGNLGGPWGEGIDPKAAALPLNRALEVSSPAETALLTGDDDRVIVMDWSWDDPIEDGDPSAVLVVANGSFLLNAAIVPHARRPLTMKVADWVGSSPRNVAFVEGSFLLGADSSMPTPWRVIRQVPELGMVAVHFMMLALIAALAHAVILGRPRAAPASGADRPRMHAEALGNLLSRIGSERAARSLLTTYRRWRRPQAHDDHGHQDGP; this is encoded by the coding sequence ATGACTCGATCAAAGCGAACCGGACCGAACGGGCTGGTCTTCCGGATCCTGGCCCTGGGCCTGCTCTCAGTGGGTTCGGGGTGTGGGGAAACACGGATCGACACGACCTACGGACGGATCGCCGGTCGGAGTGTGAACGGCACCGGAGTGTTTGCCTCGTTGCTCCGCGATCAAGGGCACGAGGTCCGCGCGGCCCGTCGGCTCAACGAGGAACTGGGTGCCTGGGCCGAGACGATCGTCCGGTTCCTTCCTGAGCCGGGGATTGTGGGCCAGGAGGAGGCTGACTGGTACTTCGACTGGCAGATGGGAGGCTACGGTCGTCGCCTTATCCTTGTGTGCCGCGACGGGAGCGCCGAAGCCGAGTACTGGCAATCAGCACTGAAGGGCCTTCCCGAGGACGCCCCGGAGCATCAACGCGATCGGATCGAGGAGAAGCTGACGAGGGCTCCGGACTGGGAATCGGAAGGTCCCCCTCCGGGGTTCCAGACCGCCGATCCGGACTACTGGTTCCGGTTCGACGAGCAGATCGGAGGGGCTGGACCCAATGGGAATCTCGGGGGCCCGTGGGGGGAAGGGATCGATCCGAAGGCCGCCGCCCTTCCCTTGAACCGGGCTCTGGAGGTCAGTAGCCCCGCAGAAACGGCCCTGCTGACCGGAGACGACGATCGGGTGATCGTGATGGATTGGTCCTGGGATGACCCGATTGAGGATGGCGATCCCTCGGCGGTGCTTGTCGTCGCCAATGGATCGTTCCTGCTCAACGCGGCGATTGTTCCGCATGCTCGCCGACCGTTGACGATGAAGGTGGCCGATTGGGTCGGCTCCTCGCCTCGAAACGTGGCGTTTGTCGAAGGGTCGTTTTTGCTGGGGGCCGATTCGTCGATGCCGACGCCCTGGCGGGTGATTCGTCAGGTGCCGGAACTGGGGATGGTGGCCGTTCATTTCATGATGCTGGCCCTGATCGCGGCGCTGGCGCATGCGGTGATTCTTGGCCGTCCGCGAGCGGCCCCCGCCTCTGGAGCCGATCGCCCTCGAATGCATGCCGAGGCGCTGGGCAATCTGCTCTCTCGGATCGGCAGTGAGCGGGCCGCCCGATCCTTGCTGACGACCTATCGTCGCTGGCGGCGTCCTCAGGCTCATGACGATCATGGACACCAGGATGGACCTTGA
- a CDS encoding glycosyltransferase, translating into MPEPDSFSDSDPDSRPILSLLMPVYNERRTLRTIVRRVFEAPLTVPIELIAVDDGSTDGSNEVLRELAEADPRIRVLHHSRNRGKGASIRTALPHLKGEIVVIQDADLEYDPNDLPKLVQPILDGRADAVFGSRFLSGEYRRVLYYWHSLGNGLLTWLCNVLCDLNLTDMETGYKAIRADLLRQTPLKSRKFGFEPELTVRLAQWGVRLYEVAISYAGRTYLEGKKVRWVDGLRAIGVMIRCRFFDRRFTTHDGYAILVAMRKARGLNRWLLRQIEPWIGSRVLEAGCGIGNLTELLLDSDRLIATDNETFYVEMISRRFGHLENVETVEMDLTRSTDYDRIEAEGLDTIVCLNVLEHIAPDEEVLRQFFRVLQPGGHAIILVPQHPWLYTPTDQALGHERRYEEEELRQKLEAAGFEVVHQQGFNRFGTVGWYVSGKILGRDRLSPGQMRLFDLLLPVAKLIERIPGWPALSTIAVGRKPEKESSP; encoded by the coding sequence ATGCCCGAGCCTGATTCCTTCAGCGACTCAGACCCCGACTCTCGACCGATCTTGAGCCTGCTGATGCCCGTGTATAACGAGCGGCGGACCTTGCGGACCATTGTCCGTCGGGTCTTCGAGGCGCCGTTGACAGTACCGATCGAGTTGATCGCCGTGGATGATGGCTCGACGGACGGGTCGAACGAGGTGCTGCGGGAACTGGCTGAGGCCGACCCGAGGATTCGGGTCCTGCATCACTCCAGGAATCGGGGCAAAGGAGCCTCGATCCGGACCGCCTTGCCCCACCTGAAGGGCGAGATCGTCGTCATTCAGGACGCTGACCTCGAATACGACCCGAACGACCTGCCGAAACTCGTTCAGCCGATCCTCGACGGTCGGGCCGATGCAGTCTTTGGCAGCCGGTTCCTGAGCGGAGAGTATCGCCGGGTCCTGTATTACTGGCACAGCCTGGGCAATGGGCTGCTGACCTGGCTCTGCAATGTGCTTTGCGACCTGAACCTGACCGACATGGAGACCGGCTACAAGGCGATCCGAGCCGACCTGCTCCGGCAAACCCCGCTGAAAAGCCGGAAGTTCGGTTTCGAGCCCGAGCTCACCGTCCGACTCGCTCAGTGGGGAGTTCGGTTGTACGAGGTGGCAATCAGCTATGCCGGTCGGACCTATCTGGAAGGCAAGAAGGTTCGCTGGGTCGACGGCTTGCGGGCGATCGGGGTGATGATTCGCTGCCGGTTTTTCGATCGCCGCTTCACGACGCACGACGGGTACGCGATTCTGGTCGCCATGCGCAAGGCTCGGGGACTGAATCGATGGTTGCTCCGGCAGATTGAACCTTGGATCGGTTCCCGGGTCCTGGAGGCCGGCTGCGGGATCGGGAACCTGACCGAACTGCTGCTCGACAGTGATCGCCTGATCGCGACCGACAACGAGACGTTCTATGTCGAGATGATCTCCCGGCGCTTTGGCCACCTTGAAAACGTCGAGACGGTCGAGATGGACCTCACCCGATCGACCGACTACGATCGCATCGAGGCCGAAGGGCTTGATACCATCGTTTGTTTGAATGTCCTGGAACATATCGCCCCGGATGAGGAGGTTCTTCGACAGTTCTTCCGGGTACTGCAGCCCGGGGGGCACGCGATCATCCTCGTGCCGCAACACCCCTGGCTTTATACGCCGACCGACCAGGCACTCGGGCACGAGCGGCGCTACGAGGAGGAGGAATTGCGCCAAAAGCTGGAAGCCGCTGGCTTCGAGGTCGTCCATCAACAAGGCTTCAATCGATTCGGGACGGTCGGTTGGTATGTGAGCGGGAAGATCCTAGGGCGCGATCGGCTTTCTCCGGGGCAAATGAGGCTCTTTGATCTGCTCTTGCCGGTGGCGAAGTTGATCGAGCGCATTCCCGGCTGGCCTGCGTTGTCGACGATCGCCGTGGGGCGGAAACCAGAGAAGGAATCTTCGCCATGA